In Streptomyces sp. Li-HN-5-11, the sequence GCCGTTGGCCATGCCGATCTCGTCGATCGTGACCGTACGGCCGAGCTTGCGGCCCAGCGCCTCGGCGATGATCGCCGGGGCCCGCCCGCGTGGCTGCTGTCCGCGCAGCCAGCGCGCCACGGACGTCTTGTCGTACCGCAGGTCGAGGCCGTGCTCGGCGCCGCACATGTTGACCCGGCGGGCCAGCCCGGCGTTCGAGCAGCCCGCTTCCTGGATGAGCGCCTGCAGCCGTTCGTTCGGCTGTCGCGCGACGAGAGGCCTGGCGGCCATGGCGTACCCCCTGAGGCTGCGGTGCCTGCCCACGCACCGAGTTGTCGTGTCTTCCACGGCCGAATCCCGCCGCGCCTGGGCGAGCGGTTCCAGCCGTGAAGATCAATGCCCCGCCGGCATACCGAAAATGCGAGGCTTGCGAGGATTGCCGGGGTGAGTACGTGTCACCCCACTCGGGACTACCCACCACCGGCCGGGGATCCTCCTGCGCGCCCCCGCAGATGCATCCATGCGCCCCGGCCACGGAACCCATGCTCCTCCCCCGCGCGCGACACCGGGGCCGCGCCCGTAACTCCAGGTGGGTGCGGGAGTTGAGTGGAGCGTGGAAGAGACGATCCCTGGCACCGAAGCCGCACAGATTGCCGGTCAGATCCCCCAGCAGCGCGGGGAACCGCTGCTGGAGACCGCCGTTCGCTATGCCGAGGAGCGCCACTGGGACGTGTTCCCCGGCACCTGGCTGGAAGCCGTCGACGGCGTGCAGCGGTGCTCCTGCGGTGACCCCGCGTGCGCCGCACCCGGCGCGCACCCGGCGCGCGAGGACTGGGCGACCCAGGCGACCGGCAGCGCGACCGTCGCCCGCCGGATGTGGCAGAAGCAGCCGACCGCGTCGATCCTGCTGCCCACCGGCCGCACCTTCGACGCGATTTCCGTGCCGGAGACGGCCGGGTTCCTCGCGCTGGCCCGGATGGAGCGGATGGAGCTGACGCTCGGGCCGGTGACGCTGACGCCGGACCGGCGCATGCGGTTCTTCGTGCTGCCGGGCGCGTTGGTGAAGGTGCCGGACCTGGTGCGGAAGCTGGGATGGTCGCTCGCCTCGCTCGATCTCGTCGTGCTGGGCGAGGGCGCCTACGTCGCCGCGCCGCCCACGCGGTACGGCTCCCGCGGGGCCGTGCAGTGGGCCCGCCGGCCCACTCCGGCGAACCGCTGGCTGCCCGACGCGGAGGAGCTGATCTCGCCGCTGGCCTACGCGTGCGGCAGGGACAGGTAGGGGACGGGCGGCGGCGTACCGGCACGGCGAGCACGACCCCGGGCCCCTTCGGACGTGGGGCCGCTCCCCCGTAGTGTTCCTCCATGACGGAGGGAGCAGGTGTGGGTTCAGCCGCCGTACGCGTCCAGGGGCTCTGGAAGCGGTTCGGGCAGCAGATCGCCGTTGCCGGGATCGATCTCGAACTGCCCGCCGGGAAGTTCGTCGGGCTGGTCGGGCCCAACGGGGCCGGGAAGACCACCACCCTCTCCATGGTGACCGGGCTGCTGCGGCCCGATCAGGGGACCGTCGAGGTCGTCGGGCACGACGTGTGGCGGGACCCGGTGGCGGTGAAGGCGCGGATCGGTGTGCTGCCGGAGGGCCTCCGGCTCTTCGAACGCCTCTCGGGGCGCGAACTGCTGTCGTACTCGGGTCGCTTGCGCGGGCTGCCCGGGGCCGAGGTGGACCGGCGGACCACGCAGCTGCTCGACGTGCTCGACCTGGCCGGCGCCCAGCACAAGCTCGTCGTCGACTACTCCACCGGCATGCGCAAGAAGATCGGGCTCGCGGCCGCGCTCCTGCACAACCCCGAAGTCCTCTTCCTGGACGAGCCGTTCGAGGGCGTGGACCCGGTGTCCGCCCAGATCATCCGAGGCGTCCTGGAGCGGTACACCGCCTCCGGCGCGACCGTCGTGTTCTCCTCGCACGTCATGGAACTGGTCGAGTCCCTGTGCGACTGGGTGGCCGTCATGGCCGCGGGCCGTATCCGCGCCCACGGCACCCTCGCCGAGGTGCGCGGCGAGGCCCCCACGCTGCAGAAGGCGTTCCTCGAACTCGTCGGCGCGCAGGGCCGGGACACCGGTTCCGACCTCGACTGGCTGGGCGGCGGGGCCCGGTGAGCGCCGGTGGCGCAACCGGCGCGGCCACGCCGTCCGCGTCCGTCACCCGCGTCGTCGTACGGCTGAAGCTGTCGCTGCTGCGCAACGGGCTGCGGCAGTCGGGCGGCCGGCGTGCCGCCTTCATCACGTCCGCCGTCATCGCCCTGCTGTACGCGCTCCTGCAACTGGCCGGTCTGATCCTGTGGCGCGGCCACGCGCACGTCGCCACCGTCGCCGTCCTCGCCGTGGCCGTACTGGCGCTGGGCTGGGCCGTGATGCCGCTGTTCTTCCCCAGCGGCGACGAGACCCTCGACCCGACCCGTCTGGTGATGCTGCCGCTGCGCCCGCGACCGCTGGTGCGCGCGCTCCTCACGGCCTCCCTGGTCGGCATCGGGCCCCTGTTCACCATCCTGGTGCTGACGGGCTGTGTGATCTCGGTGGCGCACGGGACGGCCGCGTACGTCGTCGCGGTTGCCGGTCTCGTCCTCGCGGTGCTGGTGTGCCTGGCCCTGGCGCGGGCCGTGGCCGCCGCCAACATCCGGCTGCTGACCAGCCGCAAGGGGCGGGACCTGGCGGTGCTGAGCGGCCTGGTCATCGCGGTCGGGGCCCAACTGGTCAACTTCGGGATGCAGCGCCTCGGTTCGGCGGGGCTGGGCCGGCTCGACCCGGCAGTGGCCGTGGTGCGGTGGGTGCCGCCCGCGTCGGCGGTGGGGGCGGTCGACTCCGCCAGCAGGGGCTCGTACGGCGCCGCGGCGGCCCAGCTGCTGCTGACGGCCGTGGCCCTGGCCGCCCTGCTGGGGGTGTGGGCGCGCAGCCTGACCCGGCTGATGACCTCACCGGACGCCTCGACGCTCCAGACGGCCGGCACCGCGTCGCGGGAGCGGGGGGCGACGGGCGGCGGCCTGGCACGGCTGCTGCCCTCCGGCCGCACCGGCACGGTCATGGAGCGCAGTCTGCGCTACGTCTGGCGCGACCCCAAGACCAAGGCGGCCTGGGTGACCTCGCTCGCCATCGGCATGATCGTGCCGGTGTTCAACGCGCTGCAGGGCACGGGATCGGCGTACTTCGCCTGCTTCGCCGCCGGGATGCTCGGTGTCCAGATGTACAACCAGTTCGGGCAGGACACCTCCGCGTTCTGGATGGTCGCGCTGACCATCTCCTCGTCGCACGACGCCTATGTCGAACTGCGCGGCCGGGCGCTGGCCCTCCTGGCCATCACCCTGCCGTACGCCGTCCTGGTCACGGTGGTGACGACCGCGCTGCTCGGCGACTGGGAGCGGCTGCCCGAGGTGATGGGCCTGTCCTCCGCCCTGCTCGGCGCGATGCTGGCGACCGGCGCCTGGGCCTCCGCCCGGTTCCCTTACTCCATCCCGCAGGAGGGCTACAAGAACGTGGCCCCCGGCCAGGCCGGGCTCGCCTGGATCTCCATCTTCGGCGGCATGGTCGCGGCTGCCCTGCTGTGCTCCCCCTTCATCGCCCTGGTCATCTGGGCGAACGTCAGCGCGAGCGGCGCCGACTGGAGCTGGCTGCTGCTGCCGACGGGCGCGGTCTACGGTGCCGCCCTGGCCCTGCTGGGACTGCGGCTGGCGGCTCCCCGCACGGCGGCCCGGCTGCCGGAGATCCTGGCGGCGGTGAGCAAGGGCTGAGGCGGACGGCGAGGGCGGCGGGAGACAGGCGGGGGCGGGTGCGCTGCGGGCGCCCGGGTCGCGCGGCCTGGTGCCGCACCTCGCAAGGCGCCGGAGGGGTGCGGCACCAGACCACGCGGCCTCATCGGACGCTCATAGTGCAAGGACCCCTTAATCGCCCTGTCGCCCCTTCTTCCGTCAACCGGTGAGTACCGAGTCGAGGAACGGTTCGACGGCCGCACGCCAGGCGTCCGGCTGGTCGTAGTGGACGAGGTGGCCCGCGTCGGCCACCTCCGCGTACTGGCCGTGCGGGAGGACGCGGACCATCTCCTGCGCCTCGGCCCGGCCGAGTTCGCCGTCGAGGCCGCGGACGACCAGGGCGGGGCAGCGGACCTGGGCGAGCTCCTCCCAGTGCGCGTCGTAGACCCAGGTCTCGCGGGAGACGAGCATCTGCTCCGGTTCGAAGACGGGGCGCCAGCCGTCGGAGCACTCGTGCATGACCTCGGCGTAGAACTCGCCGCGGGCCGGGTTCGGGCGCTCCACCCACGGATCGTCCTCGCCGAACCACTTGCGGACGTCGGCGAGGGTGGCGAAGGGCACGGGCCAGGCCTTGAACCAGTCCTCCCACTCGCGTTGGGAGTTCGCGCCGAGCGCGGAGGCCCGCATGTCGCAGATGACCAGGCCGCGCACCAGGTCGGGGCGCTTGGCGGCGAGCTGCCAGGCGGTCAGCGCGCCCATCGCGTGGCCGATGAGGACGGCCGGGGCGAGGCCGAGTTGCTCGACGGCGGCCTCGACGTCCTCGACGTAGGCCTCGCGGGTGTGGGCGGCCTGTGGGGGCTTCTCGCTCTGGCCGTGGCCACGCTGGTCGAGGGCGACGGCGCGGTGCCGCTCGGAGAGCCAGCGGGCGGTGGAGGCCCAGTGGGAGGCGCGGCCCATCAGGCCGTGCAATAACAGCACGCCGGTGCTCCGGTCGAGCCCCGGACCGGGGGGTTCCCGCGGCTCGTGCGGGTCTCGCGGCTCGTGCGGGTCTCGCGGCTCCGCCCGGGACGGTACGAACGGCCGGCCGGTATCCGGTTCCGGTTCCGCGCCGGTCTTCGGAGGGTCGGCGAACTCCCAGGCGACCAGCCGTGTGCCGCCCGCCCCGGTCACGTCGATGCGTCGCGCCATTGATCCTGGCACCCCCCTGGCTCCGCTCGGACTGCTCCGTTCGGACCGCTCACCACCGGTCGAACCGGACGGCCGGTCCTGTGAACCGCGCCCCGCCTGCTGCATGCCGTCGTGCACATTCCTGTAGCGCGGGCCCCCGCCGACCCGTCACACACAGGTTATCGAATATACATTCGAAAAAGCCGCCTCGGCGGCCAACACCCCTCGTTCGAGTGACCCCCCGCAAGGCATGATCGCCGCCGCCCGGGGGAGATCTTCATCGGGAGGCGGACCGCTCGGGGACAACGGTCCGAAGGGAAGACCCTGAGAGCTCGGGGCTCCGGGTCACCACAGGGGAGGACAGGCCCCGGCGCCCTACGGTGCCGGGGCCCTCCCCACGTCCACGACGGCATCGCCCCACCCCCTCGGTCATATGCCTCTCGCCAAAAGCCTCGCACGCGAAACCTCCGTGCGGGCCGATTCGACGCAGAGAAACCCGGACCGGGCGGCCCGTCGGGGTGGGGCGAACGAACGTCAGCGCTTGGCGACGAAGACGTGCGAAGCGACGTCCGTCTGCAGCTCGGCCGCCTCGCCACCGCTGCCGACCAGCACCCCGCCCGCCGACTCCGTCACGCTCACCACCGAACCGGGCTGCACACCCGCGCGGCGCAGCGTGTACATCAGCTGGGCGTCCGTCTGGATGGGCTCGCCGATCCGGCGGACCACGACCGTCTTGCCGTCGGAGCCCGGATCCAGGTCGGCCAGCGACACCATGCCCTCGTCCAGGAACGGGTTGCCGCCGTCCTTCTCTCCCAGCTCCTCCAGGCCCGGGATCGGATTGCCGTACGGCGACTCGGTCGGGTGCCGCAGCAGCTCCAGCACCCTGCGCTCCACGGCCTCGCTCATCACGTGCTCCCAGCGGCAGGCCTCGGCGTGCACCTGCTCCCACTCCAGGCCGATCACG encodes:
- a CDS encoding ABC transporter ATP-binding protein; translation: MTEGAGVGSAAVRVQGLWKRFGQQIAVAGIDLELPAGKFVGLVGPNGAGKTTTLSMVTGLLRPDQGTVEVVGHDVWRDPVAVKARIGVLPEGLRLFERLSGRELLSYSGRLRGLPGAEVDRRTTQLLDVLDLAGAQHKLVVDYSTGMRKKIGLAAALLHNPEVLFLDEPFEGVDPVSAQIIRGVLERYTASGATVVFSSHVMELVESLCDWVAVMAAGRIRAHGTLAEVRGEAPTLQKAFLELVGAQGRDTGSDLDWLGGGAR
- a CDS encoding transporter; the encoded protein is MSAGGATGAATPSASVTRVVVRLKLSLLRNGLRQSGGRRAAFITSAVIALLYALLQLAGLILWRGHAHVATVAVLAVAVLALGWAVMPLFFPSGDETLDPTRLVMLPLRPRPLVRALLTASLVGIGPLFTILVLTGCVISVAHGTAAYVVAVAGLVLAVLVCLALARAVAAANIRLLTSRKGRDLAVLSGLVIAVGAQLVNFGMQRLGSAGLGRLDPAVAVVRWVPPASAVGAVDSASRGSYGAAAAQLLLTAVALAALLGVWARSLTRLMTSPDASTLQTAGTASRERGATGGGLARLLPSGRTGTVMERSLRYVWRDPKTKAAWVTSLAIGMIVPVFNALQGTGSAYFACFAAGMLGVQMYNQFGQDTSAFWMVALTISSSHDAYVELRGRALALLAITLPYAVLVTVVTTALLGDWERLPEVMGLSSALLGAMLATGAWASARFPYSIPQEGYKNVAPGQAGLAWISIFGGMVAAALLCSPFIALVIWANVSASGADWSWLLLPTGAVYGAALALLGLRLAAPRTAARLPEILAAVSKG
- a CDS encoding bifunctional DNA primase/polymerase; this encodes MEETIPGTEAAQIAGQIPQQRGEPLLETAVRYAEERHWDVFPGTWLEAVDGVQRCSCGDPACAAPGAHPAREDWATQATGSATVARRMWQKQPTASILLPTGRTFDAISVPETAGFLALARMERMELTLGPVTLTPDRRMRFFVLPGALVKVPDLVRKLGWSLASLDLVVLGEGAYVAAPPTRYGSRGAVQWARRPTPANRWLPDAEELISPLAYACGRDR
- a CDS encoding alpha/beta hydrolase yields the protein MARRIDVTGAGGTRLVAWEFADPPKTGAEPEPDTGRPFVPSRAEPRDPHEPRDPHEPREPPGPGLDRSTGVLLLHGLMGRASHWASTARWLSERHRAVALDQRGHGQSEKPPQAAHTREAYVEDVEAAVEQLGLAPAVLIGHAMGALTAWQLAAKRPDLVRGLVICDMRASALGANSQREWEDWFKAWPVPFATLADVRKWFGEDDPWVERPNPARGEFYAEVMHECSDGWRPVFEPEQMLVSRETWVYDAHWEELAQVRCPALVVRGLDGELGRAEAQEMVRVLPHGQYAEVADAGHLVHYDQPDAWRAAVEPFLDSVLTG
- a CDS encoding metal-dependent transcriptional regulator encodes the protein MSGLIDTTEMYLRTILELEEEGVVPMRARIAERLDQSGPTVSQTVARMERDGLVAVAADRHLELTDEGRRLATRVMRKHRLAECLLVDVIGLEWEQVHAEACRWEHVMSEAVERRVLELLRHPTESPYGNPIPGLEELGEKDGGNPFLDEGMVSLADLDPGSDGKTVVVRRIGEPIQTDAQLMYTLRRAGVQPGSVVSVTESAGGVLVGSGGEAAELQTDVASHVFVAKR